One genomic segment of Mytilus trossulus isolate FHL-02 chromosome 4, PNRI_Mtr1.1.1.hap1, whole genome shotgun sequence includes these proteins:
- the LOC134713816 gene encoding uncharacterized protein LOC134713816 isoform X1: MIEIIVFIIILIALVVIGWLRSQNDDNSSKVKVTSIEDDDSMHVNIYERRNKDDEDNANPKLQIWEDDENVLQHTNRVTHLHQHNYSDQRVVNNNLFLSSSKADVIKRNVAITRKRRTTELEYIMNDTERLRCFDSRKVTLFKKAAEVKTKTRCDIYLEMRYERKPHIYKSETFQNYSLKQEDMDVTPSDETTRSNNKQMGKRRIEYEDVSDTEDNKVPPAKIQKVVKKYINNRNRDQTENEMETEADECCCNICEAYEDDNDNDKGPWVYCDFKYDDLSCCTYTAHVTCLDMEEYPQHFLCPEHIE; encoded by the exons ATGATAGAAATCATCGTATTTATTATCATACTGATAGCACTGGTTGTTATAGGGTGGCTGCGGAGTCAAAACGATGACAATTCCAGTAAAGTAAAG GTAACGTCTATTGAGGATGACGATTCAATGCACGTGAATATATACGAAAGAAGAAATAAA GATGATGAAGATAACGCCAATCCAAAACTGCAAATTTGGGAGGATGACGAAAATGTACTTCAGCATACGAACAGAGTAACTCATTTACATCAACACAATTATTCAGATCAGCGAGTTGTGAACAATAACTTGTTCTTAAGTTCATCCAAAGCAGACGTAATTAAGAGAAACGTTGCAATTACCCGTAAACGACGAACTACAGAGCTCGAGTATATAATGAATGATACTGAACGACTTCGATGTTTTGATTCTAGAAAAGTTACTCTTTTTAAAAAG GCAGCTGAAGTGAAAACGAAAACTAGGTGCGATATATACTTGGAAATGAGATACGAAAGGAAGCCACACATATACAAATCAGAGACTTTTCAG AACTACAGTCTTAAACAAGAGGACATG gATGTTACACCTTCTGATGAGACCACACGTTCGAACAATAAACAAATGGGTAAACGAAGAATTGAATATGAAGATGTTTCTGATACAGAGGACAACAAAGTACCTCctgcaaaaatacaaaaagttgtaaagaaatatataaataatagaaaTCGAGATCAAACGGAAAATGAAATGGAAACAGAGGCAGATGAATGTTGTTGTAATATTTGTGAAGCGTATGAAGATGACAATGATAATGATAAAGGCCCCTGGGTATATTGTGACTTCAAGTATGACGATTTATCTTGTTGTACGTACACAGCACATGTAACATGTCTAGATATGGAAGAATATCCTCAACATTTTCTCTGTCCAGAACACATAGAATAG
- the LOC134713816 gene encoding uncharacterized protein LOC134713816 isoform X2 — protein sequence MIEIIVFIIILIALVVIGWLRSQNDDNSSKVKDDEDNANPKLQIWEDDENVLQHTNRVTHLHQHNYSDQRVVNNNLFLSSSKADVIKRNVAITRKRRTTELEYIMNDTERLRCFDSRKVTLFKKAAEVKTKTRCDIYLEMRYERKPHIYKSETFQNYSLKQEDMDVTPSDETTRSNNKQMGKRRIEYEDVSDTEDNKVPPAKIQKVVKKYINNRNRDQTENEMETEADECCCNICEAYEDDNDNDKGPWVYCDFKYDDLSCCTYTAHVTCLDMEEYPQHFLCPEHIE from the exons ATGATAGAAATCATCGTATTTATTATCATACTGATAGCACTGGTTGTTATAGGGTGGCTGCGGAGTCAAAACGATGACAATTCCAGTAAAGTAAAG GATGATGAAGATAACGCCAATCCAAAACTGCAAATTTGGGAGGATGACGAAAATGTACTTCAGCATACGAACAGAGTAACTCATTTACATCAACACAATTATTCAGATCAGCGAGTTGTGAACAATAACTTGTTCTTAAGTTCATCCAAAGCAGACGTAATTAAGAGAAACGTTGCAATTACCCGTAAACGACGAACTACAGAGCTCGAGTATATAATGAATGATACTGAACGACTTCGATGTTTTGATTCTAGAAAAGTTACTCTTTTTAAAAAG GCAGCTGAAGTGAAAACGAAAACTAGGTGCGATATATACTTGGAAATGAGATACGAAAGGAAGCCACACATATACAAATCAGAGACTTTTCAG AACTACAGTCTTAAACAAGAGGACATG gATGTTACACCTTCTGATGAGACCACACGTTCGAACAATAAACAAATGGGTAAACGAAGAATTGAATATGAAGATGTTTCTGATACAGAGGACAACAAAGTACCTCctgcaaaaatacaaaaagttgtaaagaaatatataaataatagaaaTCGAGATCAAACGGAAAATGAAATGGAAACAGAGGCAGATGAATGTTGTTGTAATATTTGTGAAGCGTATGAAGATGACAATGATAATGATAAAGGCCCCTGGGTATATTGTGACTTCAAGTATGACGATTTATCTTGTTGTACGTACACAGCACATGTAACATGTCTAGATATGGAAGAATATCCTCAACATTTTCTCTGTCCAGAACACATAGAATAG